GtgatacttattatattactatataacctatgtaaatataatacaataagtCGATCTTGTACAAGTAAGTGCcgtattatactttatatattattttgtgatataataattatcacgaAGTAACATATCGGTTgcattttaaatagttttcttGCAATATTCATGCAAAATAAGATAGTGTTGTTTTTTAACTCCTTAAATGttaggaaaaataaatgttttattactgaaaacgatttttataaagaaacaattgtaaaattgtattattcatgtagggaggggggggggggcttaAAGCACTGAATTTAaacctataaaaattttgaaatttaaaaaattgcaaattaaatgtGGCAAAttagaaattcaaattttatataaaagttcttCTTCAAGAGAAGTTTtagaaatctttaatttaaaaattaggaaataaattgttaagaagaaaaaataaatgtaaagtaaaaatataatataaattaaaaaattcttattgatACTCAATTTGAATATAGTATGCGagttaaaatcttaaaataaaaatattttttaaacaaactataacatttcttaaatttgCATCAGCTGCATTAAATGTCATGCTGCCATattaaattcgaaaattttaattagagatTTGAATGAAGATTTAGCGACTTTGAAAAACTTATGAATACcgtattttatcaaaatcgatacatgaaaaatactttttggaatgatgtatatatacacgtcATTAACACTTAAAGAGTTGATCTTGACTGATTGAGAAAGAATAAATgtgatttttaaatcattattacatttgaataaaagtacgataaattaatagaaCGTCATCACTTGTATGCTCTCACTAATAAGTAACAATCGAGTCTTACCTTATTGTTTCTATTTAGCAggtttgaaatattacaagaaaCTATTCCTCATAAGCACACTCTTATCATATAAGTTTACTAGATTTTTCGTCTTTATCTTCTTATGTATTTGGAGTAGTCTATATAGAATTTACACCTATAAGATAGCCCtctgattaatttattcagattGTTATGCATTCTAAGCTTAAAGTAGTGTAAAGGATatctaatcatttttatcattgcacatatttttaaataattcgatTGCAATAAGTggaatattcttatattattttcaacctGCTGAGGACACGACGAATACGAGCGCAATATTGCACAGAGATCGCAGAAAAGCTTCGTCAGCTCTCATAGATGAGGTAATTTGTCCACTTCACCCATTTCTGTAAGCGTCTCATCGTCCATCGTGTAACTTAGCATAAACTTTAAAGATACAGGCTCctgaaatagaaaaattttccataaaataaaataatttcaatgttcaagatcaattaattatttgtaacttatactttctttaataacacgattaaatgttaataaacaaagagttttttatttttaaatgtttctttgtttttctcttcaaGCATACTTTATTTTGGAAACTGCCCATGTATGACtacaatgtactttaaaatataattttttttaaataattgtaaagtaattttaaagtaattgttGATTTTCCTTGAGCAAAgtttagaaaaattgtaattacgTTACCTTGAGAGGGTTTGCAACCAGCATAATTTGCGTGATTGCAGATGGTGGAAGGAATGGATTGTGTGCTGGCAATTTTGTTCCGGAAGGTGCTTGCAGCTTGCACTTACATTTCTGCGCAtacattttaaagatatttattttaatcttattaaaattctgaattttaaaatctatctACACATCTTCAGATTTCagatactttaaaattaaaaattctgccATTCTTGAATTGTCATATTTTGGATCCTTGATCCATAATCTcgaagtatataaaatttgtgacttttattttataacatatccTTGATTTTCTAAGTTTAATATTTGAGATTTGTATGCTTAGATTCCAAAGAGattgtatgaaaattttataaattattagagcCCTTACCTTGGGCACAACtgcttgaaataaataattactaagCGGTTTTGCATTTTTGCTCATCGTAGTAATTACTATTACAAATACATCGGGTCTAGGGCTATCCTGAGCAAAGTGAAGCACTACAGTTATACCATTTCTTTCTTCGATTACTGTTAGAGGTGGGTTTatacctaaaaaaaaataaatattaaattaaaattaatattaataataaaatgactgatttgattttgtataaaacttgaataaaaaaaatacagaataagaAAAGTTAAAACTAAATAGTAAAGTGAAATATAATGCTATTGTATATaaactaatataattaacCTGGTTTAATGTCTTCAAGATTGACGATGATATCAGTTAATGGTTTGATTTCGGGCTCGACGTCTGTTAACGTCGACGCACCATTCTGCGCTATTTTTTGCTGTTGCAATCTCGCATCCAAAGTTTccgaattaatatttttattgcacgaTACATCAGcgtttgcattaatttttgatgAATTCAAGGATGCAGAAATGTTAGAATTGGTTTTTGTTTCACATTTCTTTGCATCTGGCTGTTCCGCCTGCGACGTGTTGTTGCTAAAATCGTGTAACCAATCTTGTTTCCAAATAGAATCACTGGTGCCTTGagtttttaatgtattactGTTCGCTttgctgcaaaaatattaaatatacttttctaAACGTGAAAGATTTTAGAGTGTATTGTGCAAGGTGTCTCATCTTAAATGAGGACTTGAATTATTTCGAAGTTAAATGaaggcataaaaatatttaaagttgtaAGTTctaaggggaaaaaaaagatatttttgtgtttgcaattttgcaaaatccatcaacacaaaattataatagcatttctaaaaacaatttaatctttgtatttttttacataaatcgacattttctttataaaaatcaaaatatatgacCGTTACATTTCTTTGGGAGTCAATTCTATCAAACTAAtataactttctttttctctttctaaatCTTACAACTTTAGTCTGAAACTAAAAGATGGGAGATTTCTAGATTCTCAGATAATTCCTACAGTTTTCAAATTTAGATAACTTTTTCTTACCCTTGTGACGAGCGTGCAGTTGACATAGCATTCGACAAGCTTTGTTTAAGTAAAGTTTCTCCTAATTCATTTAACTCTTCGAGTGCTTTTGCTTTGCTATCTATCTTTTCTTCGCCAATGTTGGTAACTTCGTCTACGGTCAAATATTGTCGTTTagagaaataacaaaaaagaaatataagttTCACAATTCGcggaaaaaatcaaatataaattaaacggTGCTGAAATATCTCGTAAGTCTAAGATCTTTGCGTTAAATCTGCTCAATTATGATTTATACTCACTTTTCTTGTTCACAGACGAGACACTGATTGGTTGCATGATAGTATTCGGCATTAAAAGATTTGTGTCCGATTTGAATGGTTTCTCCAGCACGCTGAAGATATCCCCCAGCATTTCCATATCGGAGCAATGGTCCATTAACGTTGTATTGTGCGTCGTATTTAAAGCGCTATCACAGGAACCACTTTCAGTAGGGGACGACAAGTCCAGCAGAGATGATCCGTTATTGTAATTTGCCTTAGAAATTTCCGTCATAGAAGATTTATGAGATTGCCCAAGAACGATAATAGATGTATATTTCTCAAAGACTTGGTTCAACTCGTCGCCTGCAGCCAGCACGTCGCCTaacatacattaattaaagcacaattaagaagattaataatttgctgattatatttaataaaattatgcagaaatttatgaataaataggTTATGTGGTCAATACCGAGCATTTCAACATTATCTTGTGTCTCGTTGGCGAGTCTCAATAGAATAGGTTTAAGTCGTTCGCAGGCTTGATGCAGCTCCTTCATCAATTCGAGATCCTCAGCACTAGTCTCGCTCTGATTATATGAATCCAACATTTCTGATAGCAACTTCACATTGTTATGCACCGATTCTAATTCCATGCTCCTTCGTGAACTCAATTGCAATCTTTCTTCATCCTATTAAAGTAGAAAATCTGTAATTAGTTTAAGAAACTTGGAACTTAggttttgaaattaataaaataaaatttactaaatattaaaaccagAAATTGTGAGTTATTCAAATGTTTAAGTATCCTCTCTCAAATattcttctaaaatttaaGTAGAACTCTACCTCTTTCACCATAACCTTGATTAATCGGTTTGCAGTCTGCAAATCATAAGGATCTTTGCTATGAAGTAACTTGCGTAAATGCCTCGacatttcttcattttcaaatatattgttCTTTATCTTAGACGACTTTTGACTTTCCTCACTGTTGGCCATTATAAATGCTGTATCTtcctgtaatttttatttttaaattaataaaatccgatttttttacaatactttGCCAAAATATTACTCAACAATTTTCAATACATTATAACAATTAGTGAGCATTTGTTTGTATGCTATTGGAATAAAATGAACAGATAAGAGaaacagatataatttttatgtttgtcgCATTTTCAATGCTTAAGAGAAAAAGGATATATCTATGAATTTAATTGTCAGATgacaatacagatataaatataataaacaaagatAACCTCAATAACTCCTTGCTTTTTCAGCATTTCATAGGCTTCCTTAATTTTTGATTCACGAGGGTATTCTCTGATCCATGCATAAAGAAGTTGGAGAACCTTTTGTCGTACACTTGGTGTAGTGCGACTGCCTAAATATTTGGGTGAAACAAGTTTTATCATCTCGTTAAGAAAACGGAATTTTCCAACTTCAGCATGAAATAATGGGCCGCATCTCTTCATACAAGTATCtaataactgaaaaaaaaataaatttatataaaacataaaataaactatcatatgtattctaaaattttaatttacattaatcaCATTTAAACAATATCCCTCCCTGAAAAgctttcatataaaatatattttttgaatttttaattgccaTATTggatttgtaatttaaaattgcaaaattttgtacttagatataaattctcaaaaaattttaaatataccaccttcacataaatttaattgtatcattacagaaataattttgggtatgtttctatttttcaagatttaaaaaattacagttttttaaataaatcaaattagtttaaaataaatagttggGTTAAAACTTCTCAACTTGCTAACTGAGAAGAATAGCATAAATACACACACAATGTACGTAATTTTGTTCagcacaatatatataattttggtaGTAATCTATTCTGGtaaagctataaaaaaattaatgttatcaagctacaaagaaaattttaaaagtaaatgttCTTTTCAACTCAAATAATATGACAACATGAAAATATGGCAAATATCAAAAAGATGACATACCGAGAGAGCTTGCAGTGCCTCTGATTCATTAAATGATTGGATATGTGTTGCCAGCAATTTGGTGCCTATTTGTACACCTTCAGGTTCTTGCATTCGGTTGAGCATCACACAGAATGCTTCAGTGGCTGCTATGTCGGGCTTCTGATTTTGTGGATTTGTAGCTCTCTCTATaaagtaatgtaatataaaaataaatatacataataaatgtttaaaaactaccatacttaaaaataaacatatataacataaatgaATTGTATCAGTTGTATCGTACTCACGTATAAGAGCTTCTAAGCTCGTAGTCACCACATCCATGCTTAATCgttcaattatttcttgttGCACATAACTTTTATCGCAGCTAATGTTagctaaaaaacaaaattatttagcgAAACAtcaaaatgacaaaatatttttacatccgCATCAATGTCTCTCGACAATTAacttactattaattattaatgagtttcagttaatataaaatatcggtTTTTTTCCGTCGCTgtaatgtatgtaatttattcttttctttctttacgaAACACATACATTACTCAGCATGGAACAGCTGTTTCTGCGATAAGAATCATCTTGCTCTGTATTTGCCCCATGTTAATTTGCGTCGATAGATTCGCACTTTATGGCTGTGCAAAACAGGGTGTGCAACTGTGCAAATTCTCGTGCTTTCACTTTTAAACTAGAATACCGAGTTTAAGGTTTTGTAGAGAACAGcactatattttttctctatgAGAACCAATAAtgcctttctttctttttttaaattttcgacACTCTCGAACGACGTAAGCAGTCTATTACTTATTACGtctatgataaaaaaaacaacaagCAAACAAAACATTGATATAATGGAGAGTATGACAACAAGTTCGAAGTGTcacacaattatttaataaatttaaatatctttatgatgcatttcacatatatttcttatatattatataattaaaccgTTAGATCAAATAATCTTGACTGTAACTTGACAATAAAAATGGAtttgtacaaaaagaaaaatgttccCTCTATTCGGTCACGCAACTTTGATGAAACCAAGCTGAAAAATGTCATCATTAATacacaaaaatctttttacacCTTACAAATTGCAGAAACgaataaaagaattgaaaggtatttattaaaagacgcttttatatttttatactttcaaATCTGTCTGACAAAGATCTTCAAGGAAGCTTAATATATAACAtccagaatatttttttaaattagattagAAAAACGAAATAAGGAATTGGAGGATAATTTACGAGATTTAGATTATTCTATTCAAACtttgcaaaaggaaaaagCACAAGAAATATCCAGTATGAATGCACAAATAACTTCCAACGTGATCaagatagaaaattataaaagacaCCTAACTGCTCTAGAGAAATCAATGACCGAGGATAAATTTGCTTATATTAGAAATGTCACAAATatagatgaaaaatataaaaatgcacgaTTTACACTTCTTTCGCAAATGAAATGTTTAAGTATAACTgcatcttatatatatatctttatattatatatcattcatatatataatttcttataacatATGTTAAGGGAGTAAAATTAACGTTTTGGAAGATTACAAGTCAATGCAAGatattctgaaaaagaaaCTGAATATGCAAAATCAATCATTAATTCATGAAACAGAACAAATGGCAGAGAGTTTACATCagattgaatataaattcaaaattgacaCAGAAAAGTATAGTAGATGAATTCTG
This genomic window from Linepithema humile isolate Giens D197 chromosome 5, Lhum_UNIL_v1.0, whole genome shotgun sequence contains:
- the Gga gene encoding ADP-ribosylation factor-binding protein GGA1; the protein is MDVVTTSLEALIQRATNPQNQKPDIAATEAFCVMLNRMQEPEGVQIGTKLLATHIQSFNESEALQALSLLDTCMKRCGPLFHAEVGKFRFLNEMIKLVSPKYLGSRTTPSVRQKVLQLLYAWIREYPRESKIKEAYEMLKKQGVIEEDTAFIMANSEESQKSSKIKNNIFENEEMSRHLRKLLHSKDPYDLQTANRLIKVMVKEDEERLQLSSRRSMELESVHNNVKLLSEMLDSYNQSETSAEDLELMKELHQACERLKPILLRLANETQDNVEMLGDVLAAGDELNQVFEKYTSIIVLGQSHKSSMTEISKANYNNGSSLLDLSSPTESGSCDSALNTTHNTTLMDHCSDMEMLGDIFSVLEKPFKSDTNLLMPNTIMQPISVSSVNKKNEVTNIGEEKIDSKAKALEELNELGETLLKQSLSNAMSTARSSQGKANSNTLKTQGTSDSIWKQDWLHDFSNNTSQAEQPDAKKCETKTNSNISASLNSSKINANADVSCNKNINSETLDARLQQQKIAQNGASTLTDVEPEIKPLTDIIVNLEDIKPGINPPLTVIEERNGITVVLHFAQDSPRPDVFVIVITTMSKNAKPLSNYLFQAVVPKKCKCKLQAPSGTKLPAHNPFLPPSAITQIMLVANPLKEPVSLKFMLSYTMDDETLTEMGEVDKLPHL